A single region of the Streptomyces sp. NBC_01262 genome encodes:
- a CDS encoding thiolase family protein — MREAVIVEAVRTAVGKRNGGLSAMHPADLSAEVLGALIERTGIDPEIVDDVVWGCVSQVGDQSSNIGRYAVLAAGWPESIPGTTVNRACGSSQQALDFAAQAVMSGQQDVVVAGGVETMSRVPLGAAKAGGAPYGPRALARYQDFSFNQGVSAELIAQKWGFGRTEVDAFAALSHERAAAAQDSGAFDAQIVPVAGVGADEGIRRGTSVGTLAKLKPSFQEDGVIHAGNSSQISDGAAALLVMTAEKARELGLTPIVRYRAGVVTGSDPVLMLTGPIPATEKVLRKAGVGLPEVGVFEVNEAFAPVPLAWLAETGADPALLNPLGGAIALGHPLGGSGAVLMTRMVHHMREHGIRYGLQTMCEGGGTANATLVELAS; from the coding sequence ATGCGTGAAGCAGTGATCGTGGAGGCGGTACGCACCGCCGTGGGCAAGCGCAACGGCGGACTGTCGGCCATGCACCCGGCCGACCTGTCCGCCGAGGTGCTGGGCGCGCTCATCGAACGGACCGGCATCGACCCGGAGATCGTCGACGACGTGGTCTGGGGGTGCGTCTCCCAGGTCGGGGACCAGTCGAGCAACATCGGCCGCTACGCGGTGCTGGCCGCGGGCTGGCCCGAGTCCATCCCGGGGACCACGGTCAACCGGGCCTGCGGATCCAGCCAGCAGGCGCTGGACTTCGCCGCGCAGGCGGTCATGTCCGGCCAGCAGGACGTCGTCGTGGCGGGCGGCGTCGAGACCATGAGCCGGGTGCCGCTGGGAGCCGCGAAGGCCGGCGGAGCGCCGTACGGGCCCCGGGCGCTCGCCCGCTACCAGGACTTCTCCTTCAACCAGGGCGTCTCCGCCGAGCTGATCGCGCAGAAGTGGGGCTTCGGCCGTACCGAGGTCGACGCGTTCGCCGCGCTCTCCCACGAGCGGGCGGCCGCTGCGCAGGACAGCGGTGCCTTCGACGCGCAGATCGTCCCCGTGGCGGGAGTCGGGGCCGACGAGGGGATCCGGCGCGGGACGAGCGTCGGGACGCTCGCCAAGCTCAAGCCGTCCTTCCAGGAGGACGGCGTGATCCACGCCGGCAACTCCTCCCAGATCTCCGACGGGGCGGCGGCGCTGCTGGTGATGACGGCCGAGAAGGCGCGCGAGCTGGGGCTGACGCCGATCGTGCGGTACCGCGCGGGCGTGGTCACCGGCTCCGACCCGGTGCTCATGCTCACCGGCCCGATACCCGCCACCGAGAAGGTGCTGCGGAAGGCGGGCGTCGGCCTGCCGGAGGTCGGCGTCTTCGAGGTCAACGAGGCCTTCGCGCCGGTGCCGCTGGCCTGGCTCGCCGAGACCGGCGCCGACCCGGCGCTGCTCAATCCGCTGGGCGGCGCCATCGCGCTCGGGCACCCGCTCGGGGGTTCGGGCGCGGTCCTGATGACCCGCATGGTCCACCACATGCGGGAGCACGGGATCCGCTACGGCCTGCAGACCATGTGCGAGGGCGGCGGCACAGCCAACGCCACCCTCGTCGAGCTCGCATCCTGA
- a CDS encoding enoyl-CoA hydratase/isomerase family protein yields MTGEPVLLSSDADGVRTLTLNRPRVKNAIDAALWSALREALVAAGNDRAVRTVVITGAGGAFCSGADISGGVSSVHPLYRMRTLSDVALLLHELPVPTIAKVTGVAVGAGWNLALGCDLVVATPESRFSQIFARRGLSLDLGGSWLLPRLVGLQQAKRLALLAETIDAEEARSMNLVTWVVSAQEVDAFVDDLGARLVAGPPVALAQNKALLNEGADRTMRDALANEARTQAVNFATADVAEAYSAFSEKRVPGFTGRWAVTHGQDEKGDSHA; encoded by the coding sequence GTGACCGGGGAGCCGGTGCTGCTGTCGTCCGACGCGGACGGCGTACGGACCCTCACCCTGAACCGGCCGCGCGTGAAGAACGCCATCGACGCGGCACTGTGGAGCGCCCTGCGGGAGGCTCTGGTGGCGGCGGGCAACGACCGTGCCGTACGCACGGTCGTGATCACCGGCGCGGGCGGGGCGTTCTGTTCCGGCGCCGACATATCGGGGGGCGTCAGCAGCGTCCATCCGCTGTACCGGATGCGCACCCTGAGCGATGTCGCCCTGCTGCTCCACGAGCTGCCGGTGCCGACGATCGCCAAGGTGACCGGGGTGGCGGTCGGCGCCGGATGGAATCTGGCGCTCGGCTGCGATCTGGTGGTGGCGACGCCGGAGTCGAGGTTCTCGCAGATCTTCGCCCGGCGCGGGCTGTCCCTGGACCTCGGCGGCTCATGGCTGCTGCCCCGGCTCGTGGGGCTCCAGCAGGCCAAGCGGCTCGCGCTGCTGGCCGAGACGATCGACGCCGAGGAGGCCCGGTCGATGAACCTGGTCACCTGGGTGGTTTCCGCGCAGGAGGTCGACGCCTTCGTGGACGACCTCGGCGCACGGCTGGTGGCCGGTCCCCCGGTCGCGCTGGCCCAGAACAAGGCGCTGCTCAACGAGGGTGCCGATCGCACGATGCGTGACGCGCTCGCGAACGAGGCGCGCACCCAGGCGGTCAACTTCGCCACGGCGGACGTGGCGGAGGCGTACTCCGCGTTCTCCGAGAAGCGCGTACCGGGCTTCACGGGGCGCTGGGCGGTGACTCATGGTCAGGACGAAAAGGGAGACTCCCATGCGTGA
- a CDS encoding CaiB/BaiF CoA transferase family protein codes for MTHGPLAGVTVVALEQAISAPMCTRTLGDFGARVIKVEHPGGGDFARYYDDVVGGLAAHFVWVNRGKESVALDLKQPDGMAVLHRLLDRADVLVSNLAPGATAKLGISPADLAASHPGLIPVEIDGYGPGGPLSHKRAYDLLVQAESGACSVTGHPGAPAKPGPPMADACTGLYAALSVMALLYGKGRGQAPAPVAVSLFDTMAELMGYPLTYTRHSGVEQQPLGMSSPAVSPYGAYPTADGHTVVLGTTNDREWQRLARELLERPDLAEDPRFATNSGRVEHRPVLDEAIGAWCAGHDLAYVQKRADAAGIGNARYNTAKDVLAHPQLAARDRWREIDTPSGPVPALLPPPVIAGFDPPMGAIPALGAHTDAVLAELGLTEAQIAALRERGVVR; via the coding sequence GTGACGCACGGACCGCTCGCCGGGGTCACGGTGGTGGCGCTGGAGCAGGCGATCTCGGCGCCCATGTGCACCCGTACGCTCGGCGACTTCGGCGCCCGCGTGATCAAGGTGGAGCACCCCGGGGGCGGGGACTTCGCCCGGTACTACGACGACGTGGTGGGCGGCCTCGCGGCGCACTTCGTGTGGGTCAACCGGGGCAAGGAGTCGGTGGCGCTGGACCTGAAGCAGCCGGACGGCATGGCGGTCCTGCACCGGCTGCTCGACCGCGCCGACGTGCTGGTCTCCAACCTCGCCCCCGGCGCCACCGCCAAGCTGGGCATCTCGCCCGCCGACCTGGCGGCGAGCCACCCCGGACTCATCCCCGTGGAGATCGACGGCTACGGCCCCGGCGGCCCCCTCTCCCACAAGCGGGCCTACGACCTCCTCGTCCAGGCCGAGTCGGGAGCCTGCTCGGTGACCGGCCACCCGGGGGCCCCGGCCAAGCCCGGACCGCCGATGGCCGACGCGTGCACGGGCCTGTACGCCGCCCTGTCGGTCATGGCCCTGCTGTACGGCAAGGGACGCGGACAGGCCCCCGCGCCCGTCGCGGTGAGCCTGTTCGACACCATGGCCGAGCTGATGGGCTACCCGCTGACCTACACCCGGCACTCCGGCGTCGAGCAGCAGCCGCTGGGCATGAGCTCGCCCGCGGTGTCGCCGTACGGGGCCTACCCCACCGCCGACGGCCACACCGTCGTGCTCGGCACCACCAACGACCGTGAATGGCAGCGCCTGGCACGGGAGTTGCTGGAGCGTCCCGACCTCGCGGAGGACCCGCGGTTCGCAACCAACTCCGGCCGGGTCGAGCACCGCCCCGTCCTCGACGAGGCGATCGGCGCCTGGTGCGCCGGGCACGATCTGGCGTACGTCCAAAAGCGCGCCGACGCCGCCGGGATCGGCAACGCCCGCTACAACACCGCGAAGGACGTCCTCGCCCATCCGCAGCTCGCCGCCCGCGACCGCTGGCGGGAGATCGACACGCCGTCCGGGCCGGTGCCCGCGCTGCTGCCCCCGCCGGTGATCGCCGGCTTCGACCCCCCGATGGGCGCGATTCCCGCGCTGGGCGCGCACACCGATGCCGTGCTCGCCGAACTCGGCCTGACGGAAGCGCAGATCGCCGCCCTCCGCGAGCGGGGAGTGGTGCGGTGA
- a CDS encoding FadD3 family acyl-CoA ligase: MRYDEEFLSIPHVVRRAALRFGDAPALVDGDRRWTFRELEEGMVAAVKAAIALGIEPGDRVGLCAPNSAEWILAALGIHGAGGIVVPLNTRFKARELSYILRKSGAKAVFASSFLGNDYIADLTSADPGLPALRRTVSILGPQGAAGQSWPDFLRAGEAVPSSLVHESIDRLTPDDISDVMFTSGTTGHPKGVILTHGQSLRAYGWMSQEYTFTSADSFLVIPPFFHCFGYKAGWLASLIHGVTVIPMAVFDAGRALALISEEKVSVLLGPPTIFQDLIGHPERSRFDLSSLRVSMTGGTTIPESLIRAMKSELSFDIVMSAYGLTESTALVTTTRIGDSEETVAATTGRPIPDVEVAIVDSEGQEVPLTDPGEILVRGYNVTRGYWDDPEATAATIDADGWLHTGDVGRLDKAGNLLIVDRKKDMYIVGGFNAYPAEIERTLLTYEPVGQVAVIGVADERLGEVGCAFVVVKPGHEASGADIIAWAREAMANFKVPRHIRFVEALPRNASQKVLKDELRTSFEREVTP; encoded by the coding sequence GTGCGATATGACGAAGAATTTCTGAGCATCCCCCACGTGGTCAGACGTGCCGCCCTGCGGTTCGGGGACGCGCCGGCCCTGGTCGACGGGGACCGCCGGTGGACCTTCCGTGAGCTGGAGGAAGGCATGGTGGCGGCGGTGAAGGCCGCCATCGCGCTGGGAATCGAGCCGGGCGACCGGGTGGGGCTGTGCGCCCCGAACTCGGCGGAGTGGATCCTGGCCGCGCTGGGCATCCACGGGGCCGGCGGCATCGTCGTCCCGCTCAACACCAGGTTCAAGGCCCGGGAGCTCTCCTACATCCTGCGCAAGTCCGGGGCGAAGGCCGTCTTCGCCTCGTCCTTCCTGGGCAACGACTACATCGCCGACCTGACGAGCGCCGACCCCGGCCTGCCCGCCCTGCGCAGGACGGTGTCGATTCTCGGCCCGCAGGGCGCCGCCGGGCAGTCCTGGCCCGATTTCCTGCGCGCCGGTGAGGCCGTGCCGTCCTCGCTCGTCCACGAGTCCATCGACCGGCTGACCCCGGACGACATCTCCGACGTGATGTTCACCTCCGGGACCACCGGCCACCCGAAGGGCGTCATCCTCACCCACGGCCAGTCGCTGCGGGCGTACGGCTGGATGTCGCAGGAATACACCTTCACCTCCGCCGACAGCTTTCTGGTCATCCCGCCGTTCTTCCACTGCTTCGGTTACAAGGCGGGGTGGCTCGCCTCCCTGATCCACGGCGTCACCGTCATCCCCATGGCGGTCTTCGACGCCGGGCGGGCGCTCGCCCTGATCAGCGAGGAGAAGGTCAGCGTCCTGCTGGGGCCGCCGACCATCTTCCAGGACCTGATCGGCCATCCGGAGCGCTCGCGGTTCGATCTGTCCTCGCTGCGGGTCTCCATGACCGGCGGCACCACCATCCCGGAATCGCTGATCCGCGCCATGAAGTCGGAGCTGTCCTTCGACATCGTCATGAGCGCCTACGGTCTGACCGAGTCGACGGCCCTGGTGACGACCACCCGGATCGGGGACTCCGAGGAGACGGTCGCCGCCACCACGGGCCGCCCGATCCCGGACGTCGAGGTCGCCATCGTCGACAGCGAGGGCCAGGAGGTCCCGCTGACGGACCCGGGCGAGATCCTGGTACGCGGCTACAACGTCACCCGGGGCTACTGGGACGACCCGGAGGCCACCGCCGCGACCATCGACGCCGACGGCTGGCTGCACACCGGCGACGTGGGGCGGCTCGACAAGGCGGGCAACCTGCTGATCGTCGACCGCAAGAAGGACATGTACATCGTGGGCGGCTTCAACGCCTATCCGGCCGAGATCGAGAGAACGCTGCTCACCTACGAGCCCGTCGGCCAGGTCGCCGTCATAGGGGTCGCCGACGAACGGCTCGGCGAGGTCGGCTGCGCCTTCGTCGTCGTGAAGCCGGGCCACGAGGCCAGCGGCGCCGACATCATCGCGTGGGCGCGCGAGGCCATGGCCAACTTCAAGGTCCCCCGGCACATCCGGTTCGTCGAGGCGCTGCCCCGCAACGCCAGCCAGAAGGTGCTCAAGGACGAACTGCGCACGAGCTTCGAGCGGGAGGTCACCCCGTGA
- a CDS encoding acyl-CoA dehydrogenase family protein: MTDTPLDFGDPADLDQLRGRFRAWLADHPLPQRQPDEPVPVFLRRWHRLLHSGGWVGLDVPRQYGGQGLTALHQVAISDELGACRAPGIPRIGYLAHALLEFGSEEQRGRLLPRMLAGEDVWCQGFSEPGAGSDLAGMTTFAERHEGHYTVRGQKLWTSYAQYSGLCLLLARTDRSLPPHKSISAFILPLDRPGVTVRPLRAANGDDEFCELFLDDVRIEDAERIGAEGDGWPLAMTTVSYERNALDTGHISTYGLLVERLRRSAHDRRGELPDGLLSEIGRCVVDYEVLVAHARRRTAERRGGQVAGPESSVDKLLMTRTEQRLYETALKVFPEEVFGEGGGLFGDYLYSRAASVYGGTSQIQRNIIAKRILRLPSGG, translated from the coding sequence ATGACCGACACCCCCCTGGACTTCGGCGACCCGGCCGACCTCGACCAGTTGCGCGGCCGCTTCCGCGCCTGGCTGGCCGACCACCCCCTCCCCCAGCGGCAGCCGGACGAACCGGTCCCGGTCTTCCTCCGCCGGTGGCACCGTCTGCTCCACTCCGGCGGCTGGGTCGGCCTCGACGTCCCCCGGCAGTACGGCGGACAGGGCCTCACCGCGCTGCACCAGGTCGCGATCAGCGATGAACTCGGCGCCTGCCGCGCCCCGGGCATCCCCCGGATCGGCTATCTCGCCCACGCCCTCCTGGAGTTCGGCTCCGAGGAGCAGCGCGGGCGGCTGCTGCCCCGGATGCTCGCCGGTGAGGACGTATGGTGCCAGGGATTCAGCGAGCCGGGCGCCGGTTCGGACCTGGCCGGGATGACCACCTTCGCCGAGCGCCACGAGGGCCACTACACCGTGCGCGGCCAGAAGCTGTGGACCAGCTACGCCCAGTACTCCGGCCTCTGCCTGCTGCTGGCCCGCACCGACCGCTCCCTGCCGCCGCACAAGTCGATCTCGGCGTTCATCCTGCCGCTGGACCGCCCCGGCGTGACGGTGCGCCCCCTGCGGGCGGCCAACGGCGACGACGAGTTCTGCGAGCTGTTCCTGGACGACGTGCGCATCGAGGACGCCGAGCGCATCGGCGCCGAGGGCGACGGCTGGCCGCTGGCCATGACCACGGTGTCCTACGAGCGCAACGCGCTGGACACCGGCCACATCTCCACGTACGGGCTGCTGGTGGAGCGTCTGCGGCGCAGCGCTCACGACCGCCGGGGCGAGCTGCCGGACGGGCTGCTCTCCGAGATCGGGCGGTGCGTCGTGGACTACGAGGTGCTGGTCGCGCACGCCCGGCGCCGGACGGCGGAGCGCCGCGGCGGGCAGGTCGCGGGGCCGGAGTCGTCCGTCGACAAGCTGCTGATGACCAGGACCGAGCAGCGGCTCTACGAGACGGCGCTCAAGGTCTTCCCCGAGGAGGTCTTCGGGGAGGGCGGCGGGCTGTTCGGGGACTACCTCTATTCCAGGGCCGCTTCCGTGTACGGCGGGACGTCACAGATCCAGCGGAACATCATCGCGAAACGGATCCTGCGCCTGCCGTCAGGCGGCTGA
- a CDS encoding acyl-CoA dehydrogenase family protein, with product MEAEEFLLVRDMFRSFATRFRASSADVKPATRAAAQEALGELGLGELRRTSPPAATVQECALLAEEHGKQPLTTSLIGTALLAPELLRLLGDDAPDEVPPVHGTTPTIALARDLRFPDFPRSHPGELVAWDCEGADGALCVTSDGSVTGVGLGPPSPSADLLRGIRSVPPGSPSHALGRLDPAALRHWQAYALVIVSSELVGAAASFVRQSVEYARDRRQYGREIGSFQAVQHLLADATVLVEACTSATRYAAWCLDNEPPGTALKAARVAKAEVNDSALEVVRTGMQVFGGIAQTWEHDAHLYLRKVLTGAMTLATTADLLTTLAEPEAVR from the coding sequence GTGGAGGCCGAGGAATTCCTGCTGGTACGCGACATGTTCCGCTCCTTCGCCACCCGCTTCCGCGCGAGCTCGGCCGATGTGAAGCCCGCGACCCGCGCCGCCGCGCAGGAAGCGCTCGGCGAACTGGGCCTCGGGGAACTGCGCCGGACCTCGCCGCCCGCCGCCACCGTCCAGGAGTGCGCCCTGCTGGCCGAGGAGCACGGCAAACAGCCCCTGACCACCTCCCTGATCGGCACGGCCCTGCTCGCCCCCGAGCTGCTCCGACTCCTCGGCGACGACGCACCGGACGAGGTACCACCGGTCCACGGCACGACGCCCACCATCGCCCTCGCCAGAGATCTGCGCTTCCCCGACTTCCCCCGTTCGCACCCCGGCGAGCTGGTCGCCTGGGACTGCGAGGGCGCCGACGGAGCGCTCTGCGTCACCTCCGACGGCTCGGTGACCGGTGTCGGGCTGGGCCCGCCCTCTCCGAGCGCGGACCTCCTGCGCGGCATCCGGTCCGTACCGCCCGGATCCCCGTCGCATGCCCTCGGCCGGCTCGACCCGGCGGCGCTGCGGCACTGGCAGGCGTACGCGCTCGTCATCGTGAGCAGCGAACTCGTCGGCGCGGCGGCCTCCTTCGTCCGGCAGAGCGTGGAATACGCCCGCGACCGGCGGCAGTACGGGCGGGAGATCGGGTCGTTCCAGGCCGTACAGCACCTGCTCGCCGACGCCACCGTCCTGGTGGAGGCCTGCACGAGCGCCACCCGGTACGCCGCCTGGTGCCTGGACAACGAGCCGCCCGGGACCGCGCTGAAAGCGGCGCGGGTCGCGAAGGCCGAGGTGAACGACTCGGCGCTGGAGGTGGTCCGCACCGGCATGCAGGTGTTCGGCGGGATCGCCCAGACCTGGGAGCACGACGCGCACCTGTATCTCCGCAAGGTCCTCACGGGCGCCATGACGCTGGCGACGACGGCCGACCTGCTGACGACGCTGGCCGAACCGGAGGCAGTGCGATGA
- a CDS encoding enoyl-CoA hydratase/isomerase family protein, with protein MGEANSVLTVTADGDVRIVTLNRPERLNGVSEELHRRLSEVWRELADDAGARAVILTGAGRAFSAGGDFDHLRRHHTDPELRERSIRLDRMIQTEMMRFPLPVIAAVNGPAVGLGCSLALGCDLVLIADDAYLADPHVSVGLVAGDGGVTLWPMLTSLLRVKEYLFTGDRIPAATAVELGLANRTVPPEDLQREALALARRLAAQPPDALRATKMALAVVMEQLTRGGMEAALAAERETMTSPDHIRIVDKLASGARRPPATDKGA; from the coding sequence ATGGGCGAGGCGAACTCCGTCCTGACCGTGACCGCCGACGGCGACGTCCGGATCGTCACGCTGAACAGGCCCGAGCGGCTGAACGGCGTATCCGAGGAGCTCCACCGGCGGCTGTCCGAGGTGTGGCGCGAGCTCGCCGACGACGCGGGCGCGCGGGCCGTGATCCTCACCGGCGCGGGCCGGGCGTTCAGCGCGGGCGGCGACTTCGACCACCTGCGGCGGCACCACACCGATCCGGAACTCCGCGAACGGTCGATCCGGCTGGACCGGATGATCCAGACGGAGATGATGCGCTTCCCCCTGCCCGTCATCGCGGCGGTGAACGGCCCCGCGGTCGGGCTGGGGTGCAGTCTCGCCCTCGGCTGCGATCTGGTGCTGATCGCCGACGACGCCTACCTCGCCGATCCGCATGTCTCGGTCGGCCTGGTGGCCGGCGACGGCGGGGTGACCCTCTGGCCGATGCTCACCAGCCTGCTCCGCGTGAAGGAGTATCTGTTCACCGGAGACCGGATACCCGCCGCCACCGCGGTCGAACTGGGCCTGGCCAACCGCACCGTTCCCCCCGAGGACCTCCAGCGCGAGGCCCTCGCGCTGGCGCGGCGCCTCGCGGCCCAGCCGCCGGACGCTCTGCGCGCGACGAAGATGGCCCTGGCCGTGGTGATGGAACAGCTCACGCGGGGCGGCATGGAGGCGGCGTTGGCGGCCGAACGCGAAACGATGACCAGCCCGGACCACATCCGGATCGTCGACAAACTGGCGTCCGGGGCGCGGCGCCCGCCGGCCACGGACAAGGGGGCCTGA
- a CDS encoding FadR/GntR family transcriptional regulator, whose protein sequence is MQSAEHPSRAAEGHERSAGPRPRFDTLTVPKASDVLAAEVRERILSGELTEGTALPSERQLVEQTGLSRATVREALRILEVEKLLRIRPGRGGGAFVHRPNRDSLANTVQLVIRGQRIRLEALHETREAIEPTCAALAAKRRTDEDLADLDAANRDLVEAGDDIPRFLRANIRWHNAVAKTSDNELLIGFMSALSQAIYAATDIEQFMDSEIREITARAHTKITDAIREQDSPAAMRRMARHVCGFAHAVAHIDRRDGVELSESAED, encoded by the coding sequence ATGCAGAGCGCCGAGCACCCTTCCCGAGCGGCCGAGGGTCACGAGAGGTCCGCCGGACCTCGGCCGCGCTTCGACACGCTGACGGTCCCGAAGGCGTCGGATGTCCTGGCCGCGGAGGTGCGCGAGCGGATTCTCTCCGGCGAGCTGACCGAGGGCACGGCGCTGCCGTCCGAACGGCAGCTCGTCGAGCAGACGGGCCTGAGCCGCGCGACGGTCCGGGAGGCCCTGCGCATTCTCGAAGTCGAGAAACTGCTGCGCATCAGGCCGGGAAGGGGAGGCGGGGCTTTCGTCCACCGGCCCAACCGTGATTCTTTGGCGAACACGGTGCAGTTGGTCATCCGGGGTCAGCGAATCCGGCTCGAAGCCCTGCATGAGACCCGGGAAGCGATCGAACCGACCTGCGCCGCACTGGCCGCGAAACGCCGCACCGACGAGGATCTCGCGGATCTTGACGCCGCGAACAGGGACCTCGTCGAAGCGGGCGATGACATTCCGCGATTTCTGCGGGCGAATATCCGCTGGCACAATGCCGTGGCGAAGACCAGCGACAACGAACTCCTCATCGGGTTCATGAGCGCACTCTCGCAGGCGATCTACGCCGCCACGGATATCGAGCAGTTCATGGACTCGGAAATCCGCGAGATCACCGCCCGCGCGCATACGAAGATCACCGATGCGATCCGCGAACAGGACAGTCCGGCCGCGATGCGGCGAATGGCGCGGCATGTGTGCGGATTCGCCCATGCCGTCGCCCACATCGACCGCCGCGACGGCGTGGAATTGTCCGAGTCGGCCGAAGACTGA